The sequence below is a genomic window from Sorangiineae bacterium MSr12523.
GGGCGCGAGAAAGAGCGCCGTCGTGTGCGACACCGCATCCTTGAGCAGCTTCTTGTCGGCCTCCGCAACCGAGGACTTCGCCAGCTGCTTCGCGATGGCATCGAGCGTGAGATCGCGTGCGTGCGCCACGTCCTTCTCGTCGATGGCGCCATGGAACAGCGCCACGTCGGATGATGCCGGCATGCGCCAGAACGCCGGCGGCGCCGCGCCCGCGCGCTCCGGATGGCTCACCGCGAGGCGCGTGGTGAGCGACTCGTGCCCTTTGAAGCTCGCGGTCAACGTCGCATCGGCGCCGGGCTCGGCCAGCTTTCCATCGAGCTCGAGGCGATCCAAATCGATGGCGAAGTCGACGAAGTCACCCAGCGCGGCGTGTTCCAATTCCGATGCGGGGTTGTCCGTCTTCCGAATGCCGAGCACCTGCCCCATGATGCTCGGAATCAAGCTTCGGCCTTGCGTCAGCATCGGTCGGAACGGCTCGGGGGTCACCTCCACGTGCACGTCGGAGGCGTACTTCGCGCGAGGCGACGTGCGCGAGAGGTACGGCCCCAGAAGATCGAGCGCGGTCCCCGACGTTCCGCACACCAGCCGAAACGGCGCATCGGCCGAAGGGAAAATCGCGCATTCGCGGCGGTCCTCTTCCTCGTTCGCCTCTTTGGGCTCGAGGCGAATGATGCCAGCTTGCGCGGGCTTCAGCGTGAAGCTCTTTTCGAGGACCGGCTTGGACTCCTCGAGCGGGCGCAGGGCCACCGAGAGCGCAAAGCCTGGGCCCGATGACGCCTTTTTCGGATCCGTGGCCACGGCGAAATCGACCGGCCGCCCGAGATCCGCCGCTTTGGAAACGGCGGCATTGGCCACGAGCTCGGTGACCACGTCGGGAGGGAGGGGCGTCCCCGTCCAACCGCCCACGATTTGCAAGACGTCGGCCGGCTTTTGCACGCGCCCGAAGGCGAGCAGCGTGGTTGGGGCCGGAACCGCGCTCACGTCGGGGGGCGGAGCCACCTCGACGGGTTTCTCCACAGGCTTCGGCGGCGCTGGCTCCGGGGTCGCGCCACCACATGCAAGCGATGCAACCGGGAGAAACGGCAGGATAGACCTGGCAAGGCGTGCGGGGCGCGTCGAAGGTTTCATCGTCCGTCCATACCGGCATATTGCGGGCGCTCTTTCAATCTAGTTCCGCGCCCGGCTCCATGCTTAAGGAAGCCCATGAGCGGTCTCAATCCGGCCCAGAAAACGGCCGTGGAGCATCAAAATGGCCCGCTTCTCGTCCTCGCGGGCGCCGGGTCGGGGAAAACGCGTGTGATCACGCAGCGTATCGTCCGCCTTTTGGAGCGCGGCATCCCCGCGGGCACGATTGTCGCGCTGACCTTTACGAACAAAGCCGCCGGCGAAATGGGCGAGCGCATTCACAAGCTCCTCGAAGGACGGACGAGCGCCGCGAAAGGGCTGACCATCTCGACGTTCCACTCCTTCGGCCTGAATGTGCTCACGCGCGAGAAGCGCGCGCAGAATGCGGCCTTCACGATCTTCGATCAGGGCGACGCCGTCGGCACGGTCAAAGAGATTTTGCGGCAAGTCGACGCGGGCAAGCGCTTCGACGTATCGGCCATCATGTCGCGCATCTCCAATGCGAAGAACGCGTTCTTGCTGCCCGAGGAGCTGCCCGACGACGGGATGGATCCGTACGCGGAGATCACGAAAATCGTGTACCCGCGCTATCAAGCGGCGCTTCGCAATTTCTCCGCGTACGACTTCGACGACCTCGTTTGCGAGGTCGTGCGCCTGTGGCAAGCCCGGCCCGACGTGCTCGCGCGCTGGCAAGAGAAGGCGCGCTACCTGCTCGTCGACGAGTACCAGGACACGAACCGCGCCCAGTTCATGATGCTGCGCCTTCTCGCGGAGCCGTACCGCAACATCTGCGTCGTCGGCGACGACGATCAGGCCATCTACGGCTGGCGCGGCGCGGACGTGCGCAACATCCTCGAGTTCGAGGATCAGTTCACCGGTGCGCAAGTCGTCAAGCTCGAGGAAAATTACCGCTCGAAGCAGACGATCCTCGACGTGGCCAACGCGGTCATCGCCAAGCGCGTCGACGTGCGCCACAAGAAGCACCTGTTCAGCAGCCGGCTGAGCGATGACAAGATCACGATCGCCGTGGCTCCGTCGCCCGATGCGGAGGCCGCGTACACGGTACGCGAGCTGCAGCGCTGGATCCGCGACGAGAAGAAGCAGCCGAAAGACTGCGCAGTGCTCTATCGATCCAATGGCCAAGCCAAGGTGATCGAGGAGTGCCTGCGCACGGAGGGCATTCCGTACCGCATCGTGGGCGGGCAGCAGTTCTTCGAGCGCAAGGAAGTCAAAGACCTCCTGTCGTACTTGAAGCTGACCTTGAATCGCTCGGACGAGATCAGCCTGCGGCGCATCATGAATTATCCGGCGCGCGGCATTGGCGACACCAGCGTGGAGCGGCTGGCGTTGCACGCGAAGGCCAAGGGCTGGACGCTGTGGGAGGCCATCGAGCGGGTGGATGCGCTCGACGACGTCTCCGAGCAGGCGCGCCAGGGGTGCAAGTCGCTCGAGAAGATCATCGCCGAGACGCGCAAGATGATCCTGGTGCAGCAGACACCGGCCAGCGCCGTCGCGCGTTCGCTGTGCGAGCGCATCGGTCTGAAGCGCGACATCGAGGCGAGCTCGCCCACGCCCAATGCCGCGGCCAAGCGATGGGGCAACGTCGAAGGGCTGTTCAATACGCTGGCGCGCCGCGAGGCGAAGGGCGGCATGGAGCAGGCGCGCGACATCCAGAACTTCCTGCACGCGCTCACGTTGGACTTCGGTTCCGACGAGGAGACGCAGGGCAACGCCGTCACCTTGTCGACGTTGCATGGCTCGAAGGGGCTCGAGTTCGACATCGTGCATTTGATCGGCTGCGAGGAAGGCTTTTTGCCGCACCAGCGCACCTTGGACGAGCGTGCGACGGATGCTCCGACGTTCTCGGAGGACGGCAACACCTCGAAGGCGGCCGACATCGAGGAAGAGCGTCGGCTCTTCTACGTGGGCGTGACGCGTGCGCGCGACGTGCTCGTGCTCTCGCGCTGCAAGGCACGCGCGATGCGCGGTAAGCCGGTCCCGCGCACGCCAAGCCGCTTCCTCATGGACATCCCGCCCGAGCGCTTCGTCGAAATCGAGGTACGCGACGAGCCGGCCATGTCGACCAACGCGGGCCTGGAAAAGGCCAACGCGCTGCTGGCCATGCTGGAAGGCCTCGGGGGCTAGTCGCCGAAGATTTCGCGCTCGAGCAGGCCGGGGGCGACGGTGCCGCGGGTGAGGACCTCCGAATGGAAGGCCTTCAACGAGAAGCGGGCGCCGTCGCGTGCCCGCATGCGCTCGCGCATGGCGAAGATGCGCTCGCGGCCAATCAAATACGAGAGCGGCTGCGTCGGCGACTCGGTGTAGCGCTTGACCTCGTTCTGAGCGAGCGGACGCTCGAGGTGCACCTCGTCGGTGAGGATCTTCACCGCCTCCTCGTAGGTCATGCCGCGCGTGTGCAGGCCCACGTCGATGATGACGCGCGCCGCGCGAACGAGGGTCCACACGAGTTGCATGAGGCGCTCCTCGTCGGTGTAGTACCCGAGCTCCGCCATGAGCTCCTCGGAGTAGAGGCCCCAGCCCTCGGAGAAGATGCTCGGACCGGTCACCTTGCGGATGATCGACGGATGCAGCCTCGCGAACGACAGCTGCAAATGGTGTCCGGGATACGCCTCGTGCACTGCGGTGTCGACTTGATCGCCGTGATCGTTTTCGCGGAGCCACTCCTCCTGGCGCTTCTTCGGCCAGCTCGCCTCGGCCGGCGTCACGTAGAAGAAGCCTTTGGCGCCCGGCGGATCGAACGGCGGCGGAATGTCGTACGCCGCTTGCGTGGTGTTGCGCTTGAAGGTCGGCGTCTCGACCACCTCGAGCTCGTCGCCGGCCGGAAACGGAACGACGTCCTTGTCGACGAGGAACTTTCGCGCGCGGGCGACCTCACGCCGGTACGACGGGAGCAAGTCGGCCATCGTCGGGTGGTGGCCCTTCACGCGGGCGACCACGTCGCTCCACTTCTTGGCCTGCGGATCGATGCGCCGCGCGGTCTCGGTCAGCTTTTGCTGCGTCTCGTCGAAGAGACGCTTTCCCATCGCATGAATCTCGTCCGAGTTCTCATTGAGGAAATAATCCTCGTGCGTGAGAAACTCGAACAGCGCTTTGCCCGACGCGAACTGCCCATTCGAGCGCGGCAAAAGGTCTTTCTTGAGCCAGGTGACGTACCCGGCATACGCATCCTTCGCGGCGCGCACCGCGGTATTGATACGCGCCTTTTCGCCGGGCAGCTCCTTGAGGATCAGCGCCGCCTGCTCGTCGAGAAAGGTCTTTGCGCCCTCCGCCGACTCGATGCCAATCTGCGTGGCGATGCGCGACGGGTTCTTCAAGTTGGCCTTGGCCGACTGCACTTGTTGCGGCAGCTTCTCGATGCGCTCCAGCGCCGAGCGCGCGCGCTCGGGACCGGGGGCGAAGTCGCGCGCCATGACGTAGAAGATCGCGTTGAGCGGCTCGGTGTAGAAATCGGGGCGCGTCTCGTGCGGGCGAAGCGCCTCGGTGCGCTTGATGTCGACGGTGAGCGCGTGCTCCAGAATGACCAAATCCGTGAAGGCCGAACGCGATGCATGCGGCTTGGACGAGAAGCGCTGCATCAGTTCATCGAGCATCGCGCGCTGCTTCGCGACGGCGCGATCGATCCCCTCACGCGAGCGATCGTTGAGCTCCGCATCGCGCGCATGCAACCCGAGCGACGTGGCGGCCTCGGGCCACAATTCGACCACGAGGTCCACGTACTTCTTTCCATAGGCGGCTATATCCGCATCGTCCGCCGTGTCCGAGGCCCCCGCGTCCGCCGTCGCGGCGGGCTGCGCGGCCACCGGCGGCGGAGCAGGGGGCGGAGCCTCCGCCGACCCGGATCCACAAGCCGCCACCAAGGCCAGAACGGAGACACACGCGAGCGAGGAAAGCCGATTCATAGCGCAGCCATACCGCGCCAGCGCGGGGATCACAAGGTGGCGCGCAGCGCCTTTAGGCGGGTCTCGTCGGCGTTGGTGAAGTCGGGGTCCACGTAGATGTACGTGCGGCGAATGAGATTGCCTTCGAACTGGAAGACGTTGCAGAAGCGGCCCTGGTTGATGGTGCCATCCGGCCAGCTCACGCCATCGGGGGTGACGCCCCACTCCTGCCCTTCCACGGCGATGGAGTCGTCGTCCGATACGATGTAGCGCAGTCCCTCGATATCGTGTTCGAGCTTCGCACTCAGCGCCTGGAAGGCTGCGCCAAAACGGCGGACGGCATCCTTTCCTCGGGCGCGTCCGAACTTGGGAAAGAAGAACTCGACGTCGTCGGTGAAGAGATCGAAAAGCCGGGGATCGCCGTCGTCGACCCAGCGGAAATAGTTTTGGATCGCCTTCTTTCGAGCCTCGATGTCGGGAAGCACCGCCTCGCGCACGGCGAAGCTGTCCTCGAGCATGAGGTACTTCGTGATCAAGCCATCGCGAACGGTGAACTCGAAGGAAAACGGGCTCTCGATGACCTTGCCCGTGCTCGTCACGCGTGACGCGAGCTCCCCGAGGGCAACGGCGTGCTCGCCATCCACGAGAATGGAGCGCACCTCGAAGTGCAAGGACTCGATGCGCTCGCGAAGACCTCGGACGAAGTCCGCCACCCCCGCGCGCCCTTTCTTGCGGCCGATCCAGGGCACGCGCGCGGTATCGCCGGGGATGTTCCAATCGACGTCCTCGCTGAAAAGCGCCGCGATGGCTTCGGGCGGCTGGCGTTCGCGGTAAGCCTGGAAATACCGATTCACGATGCTTCGGGTCACGTCCGACATATCCCGTCCTCCATTTTTGTAATATCGACTACATAATGTCTGGGGACCTTGAACGACGGCGTCAAGGGACTTATGTATTTCTTGCTACAGAATGGCAGCAGCCCGAGGAAGACCCCGCAGTTTCGACCGCGACCGCGCGCTGGCGCAGGCCATGGAGGTCTTTTGGGCCAAGGGCTACGAGGGCGCGCAGGTGAGCGATCTCACGGCCGCCATGGGCATCAACCCGCCGAGCTTCTACGCGGCGTTCGAGTCGAAGGAGGCGCTCTTTCGAGAGGCCATCGAGTTGTACAAGAAGACGGCGGGCGCGGGCACGATGAAGGCGCTCGCGGAGGGGCGCACCGCGCGCGAGGCCATTCGGGTGATGCTGATGACCAGCGTCGACATCGCGCTCTCGGCACCGGGCAAGGCGGGTTGCCTTCTGGTGGTGAGCATCCTCCAGAGCGCAACGGAAAATAGCGGTCTGCAAGAGCACATGGAGGAGATCCGCCGCAGCACGGTGCAGGCCATTCGGAAGCGACTCGAGCGCGGCATGCGCGAGAGGGACCTTCCCGCAACGACGGACGTACGCGGCCTCAGCGCCTTTTTCGGCACGATGATCCATGGCCTCTCGCTGCAAGCGCGCGATGGCACACCGCGAAAGGACCTGCACCGCGCCATCGAGGCGGCGCTGAGCGTCTTATAGCTTGGGACGCGGGCGAACCGACTCGTACTGATCCGGCCAGCCGAGCTCCATGTAGCCCTGTTCCTCGGCGGCGGCGAATGTCCAGTTGGGGTTGCGCAGGTGCGGGCGGGCAAGCACGCACAGATCGGCGCGGCCGGCGATGAGGATCGTGTTCACCTGGTCGGCCGTGGTGATGGCGCCCACGGTCATCGTGGGGACCTTCGCCTCGTTGCGGACCCGATCGGAATAGGGCGTCTGGTACATGCGGCCGTACACCGGCTGCGCGTAGATGGACGTCTGCCCGGTGGATACGTCGACGATGTCCGTTCCCCGCTCCTTGAGCGCACCACCCAGAACGACGGCGTCATCGCCGGTGAAGCCCTGGTCGTGCCAATCGGTGGCGGAGATGCGCACGCTGAGCGGCTTGTCCTTGGGCCACACCGCGCGAACGGCCTCCACGACCTCGAGCGGGTAGCGCATGCGGTTCTCCAGCGAGCCGCCGTAGCCGTCCTTGCGCACGTTGGACAGCGGAGAGAGGAAGCTCGAGAGCAGGTAGCCGTGCGCGAGGTGCACCTCGAGCAAATCGAATCCCGCGTCTTGCGCCATGAGCGTGGCGCGCACGAAGTCGGCCTTCACGCGATCCATGTCCGCGCGGTCCATCTCCTTCGGCACTTGGCTGCGCGGCGTGTACGGGATGGGGGACGGACCGATGATCGGCCAGTTGCCCTCGTCGAGCGGCTCGTCCATGCCCTCCCAGAGAAGCTTGGTGGAGCCTTTGCGGCCGGCGTGCGCGATCTGCATACCGATGGCCGCGCGCGAGCGCTGGTGCACGAAGTCGACGATGCGCCGCCACGCGGTGACGTGCTCGGGAAGGTACATGCCCGCGCAGCCCGGGGTGATGCGCCCGTCGCGCGAGACGTCGGTCATCTCGGTCATCACCAGGCCTGCACCGCCCATGGCGCGGCTGCCCAGGTGCACCAGGTGGAAGTCGTCCACCAAGCCGTCCTTTGCAGAATACATGCACATGGACGAGACCACGACGCGGTTCTGCAAGGTGAGACCGCGCAAGGTGAACGGTGTGAACATGGGCGGCGGCGGAGGGTCGGCCGGATCGCGATCGACGATGCGACAGCGCGCGACGAAGTCCTCCGTGGCGCGCGTCACCAAGGCCGGATCGCGAACCTTCAAATTGTCGTAGCCGATTCGCTTGCTCCGCGAGAGCAGGCTCATGGCAAAGGAGAGCGGCTCGTGCCCGAGGTAACGTTTGCTCCCCTCGAACCAATGGTAGCTGTCCTGCGCGGCCTTCTGGATGCGCAGCACCATGGTGTAGCGGTCGTTCTCGTATGCCTCGAGAGCCTCCTCGATGCGCTTGCGCGTGGGTCGATCTTCGTGCACCACGCCGGTTTTCTCCAGGGCGGCGGCGAGCGCGATCGCGTCCTCCATGGCCATTTTCGTTCCGGAGCCGATGGAGAAGTGCGCCGTGTGCGCGGCATCGCCCATGAGCACGACCTTGCCGTGCCGCCAGGTCGAGTTCTTCACCGTGACGAAGTTGACCCACATCGAGCGGTTCGTCAGAAGCCGGTGCCCGTCGAGGTGCCGCGCAAAGAGGCGCTCCAGGTAGGCGATGCTCTCGTCGGTGGTGGCGCGGTCGAGCCCTGCTTTGCGCCACGAGGCCTGGTCGCACTCGACGATGAAGGTGCTCGTGGCATCGTCGAAGCGGTAGCCGTGCACCTGGAAGAGCCCATCTTCGTTTTCCTCGAAGATGAATTGGAACGCGTCGAACGTCTTCGTGGTGCCGAGCCAGATGTATTTCGACTGCCGCACGTCGAGATGCGGGCGAAACACGTCGGCATAACGCGCGCGCACCTTGCTGTTCACTCCATCGGCCGCCACCACCAGGTCGGCGTCGCGGAACACGTCGAGCGATTCGAAGTCGTCCACCTCGGTGCGGAATCGAATCTCGACGCCAAGCTCGGTGGCCCGCCGGGCCAAGATGTCGAGCAGCTTGCGGCGCGCCAAACCGGAAAAGCCGTGGCCGCCGCTTCGGATGCAGCTACCCCGGTAGTGGATGTCAATCGCATCCCAGTGCGCAAAGACCCGCGTGATCTCTTCGTGCGTCTCGCGGTCGCCCTGCTCGAGGTACTCGAGGGTCTCGTCCGAAAAGACGACCCCCCATCCAAAGGTCTCCCCGGGCGCGTTTCGCTCGAGGACCACCACTTCGGACGAGGGGTTGGCCTTCTTCATCAAGATGCCGAAGTAGAGCCCGGCAGGCCCACCCCCGATGCATGCGATCTTCATGTCCCGACTTATAACTTAACCCCGTACACGTTCCCGTTCCCGTCCACGTTCCCGATCTTTCCCGTCCGAGATTCGGGAACGGGAACGTGTACGTGTACGTGGAAACGTCAGGTCGCGGTCGTAGACGTGCTCGTGGTCGTCGGGGTGATCGCGGGCTCCGGCGACGGTGACGCCGTATCCCCTTCCTTCTCCAGCGCCGCCGCGAGCACCTCGCTCATGTCGCTCGCGAAGTGGATCTCGAGGTGCTTTCGCACTTCCTCCGGCACCTCGTCCAGATCGCGCGCGTTCTTCTCGGGAAGGACCACCCGGGTCAACCCCGCCCGGTGCGCCGCGAGGACCTTGGCCTTGATGCCGCCCACGGGCAACACGCGCCCGCGCAGGGTCACCTCGCCGGTCATCGCCGTGTCCGAGCGCACTTTTCGACCGCTCAGAAGCGACGTCAGCGCGGTGAAAATCGTCACGCCCGCCGAGGGACCATCCTTCGGCACACCGCCGGCCGGCACGTGCACGTGGATGTCCTGCCCCTCGAGGAAGCCGGGGTCCACGCCCAGCGCTGACGCATTGCTTCTCACGTACGTCAACGCAGCGCGTGCGGACTCTTTCATGACGTCGCCGAGTTGCCCGGTGATTTCCAAGCGCCCCCGGCCCGGCATGCGCGACGTCTCGATGAAGAGAATATCGCCACCCACCGGCGTCCACGCGAGGCCGGTGGCCACGCCCGGAACCTGCGTGCGCTCCGCCACCTCGCTGAAGAAGCGGCGCTTGCCCAGGTGCGTCTGCAGATCGTCCGCGTCGATGGTCAGCTTGTGCGGCTTTCCGTCGGTGGCCCGCGCCACCTCGAGGGCCAGCGCGCGCACCAACTTGGTGAGCTGCCGCGTCAACTGACGTACGCCGGCCTCACGCGTGTAGTCCGTGATGATGGCCGACAACGCCGGATCGGTCAGGTTGAGCGCATCCAGATCGAGCCCGTGCTCGCGCAGCGCCTTGGGAATCAAGTGGCTTCGCGCGATGTGCACCTTCTCGTCCGGCGTGTAGCCCGCGAGCTCGAGGATCTCGAGGCGATCGCGCAAAGGCGCCGACAAGGTCTCCAGGGTGTTCGCGGTCGCGATGAAGATCACCTCCGACAGATCGAAGGGAACCTCCAGGTAATGATCGGTGAACGTCTTGTTCTGCTCCGGATCCAGCACCTCGAGCAGCGCCGCCTCGGGCGAGCCTTGCCAGCCCTGACCGAGTTTGTCGATCTCGTCGAGCAAGAACACCGGGTTCTTCACCTTGGCCTTGCGCAATGCGTGCACGATGCGGCCGGGAAGCGCGCCCACGTAGGTGCGGCGGTGGCCGCGGATCTCCGCCTCGTCGCGCACGCCGCCGAGCGAAATGCGCACGAAGGGCCGCCCCGTCGCGTCGGCGATCGATTGCCCCAGCGACGTCTTGCCCACGCCGGGCGGGCCGGCAAGGCACAAGATGGTGCCGCGCGGATTGCGCGAGACCTTGAGCACGGCCATGTGCTCGAGGATGCGCTTCTTCACGTCCTGCAGACCGTGGTGGTCGGCGTCGAGCTTCTCTTTGATCGCGTCGATGTCGTCCTTGGCCTCGGCGCGGGCGCTCCACGGAAGATCCGCCAGGGCCTCCAGGTAGGTGCGCGCAACGTTGGATTCGGGGCTCTGCGGTGACATGCCCTCGAGCCGCTTCAATTCGCGGTCGGCCACGGCGCGCGCCTCCTCCGAGAGGCCCGCCTTGTCGAGGCGCTCGCGCAGGCGCCCGAGATCGTCTTCTTTGTCGTCGCCCAGCTCTTTCTGAATGGCGCGCATCTGCTCGCGCAGAAGCACGTCGCGCTGGGTTTTGCCGATTTCCTTGCGGACATCGCCCTCGATCTTGCGGCGCATGTCCGAAAGGGCGGACACCTCGGTGATGAGCGCGGCCACTTGGCGGAGGCGCTCGAGCACGTCGGTGGTCTGCAGGACCTGCATCTCTTTGTCGGTGGCGAGGCCGAGGCCTGCGGCAATCTGATCGGCCACGAGGCCGGGCTGCTCTTCGGTGGCCCGCACCGAGCTGCTGACGGCACCGCCCTGGCGGCCTGCCAGCTCCTCGACCCGCTCGCGGAGGACACGGGCGAGCATGCGCGCCTCGTCCGGGTTGCTCACCGGCTCGTCGACGACGCTGCCCTCGGCGATCCAATACGGATCGCTCGAGACGAGGTGCGCCAATTCGAAACGCCCCATGCCTTCCACGGTCATGCGGTATTCGCGATCGCCGGCGCGGGCGATTTGCTGCACCTTGGCGAAGGTGCCGTAGTGATAGAGGCCGTCTTCCGTCGGCTCGGTGACCGAGCCGTCTTTCTGCGTCACCACGACGAGGATGTCGCCGGGGCGAACCGCACGGGCGAGCGCGACCGACCGCTCGCGACCGAGGGGAAGCGTCACCGTGGTGCCCGGGAAGATGACCCCGTTGCGCAACGGCAGAAGCGGAAATGTGGTTCTCGAGCTCATCGAGTCTCTCCAGATCGCCCGCGTGTTCTCGGCATCGCCGTCGCGCCCCTTTTGGCGCGCTGGCTGAGAACTGGAAGGCTGAGCGATGAACGGAAAGTAAATCCGTTCAACGTTCCGTCAACCAGGTACACTCCCCTGAGACCGATGGGTACTTCGGAAGCCGAGAGACGCAAGGTCATCCTCGATGCCGCGCGGCGGCTGCTTTGTCATTACGGGCCGCACAAGACGACCATTGCGGAGATTGCGCGCGAGGCCGAGATTGGCGTCGGCACCGTGTACCTCGAATTCGCTTCGAAGGAGGCGATCATCGGGGCGCTGTCGGACCTCGAGCATGCGCTCGTTCTGGATGCGATGCACGAAGCCATCGCGCGCAAGAGAGCCGAGGGCGCAAGCTTTGCCGACCAGATCGCCGCTCTTCTCGACGCGCGCGTGGAGATGTTTCTCGCGCGCGGAAGCCAGGGCGCGCATACGAAAGATCTGCTGCACTGCGGGAACCCCGGCGTCAAAGATGCGCACCTGCGCTTCGAGGTGAGCGAGCGCACGTTGCTTGCGCACTTGCTCTTCGAGGGCGCGCAAGAGGGCGAGCTTCAAGCCTTCGCCAGCACCGAGGAAACGGCCCGCGCGCTGCTTCTGGTTTACGCCGCCTTCGCCCCGCCCAAGTTGTTCTGCAGCCCGGCCGACGAAGTGCGGCAGATGCTGCGCGCGGTGCACGAGCTGGTGAAGCACGGGTTGGTGCGGCGCTAGCGCGCCTTGGCGATCCGCATGCGACCGGCCTCGTCGGAGTCGGTCTCCGGGTCCGTCTTCGGGAGGATGCCCGAGTCGTAACGCATGCGGTCCGGGTGCATGTCGCAGAATCCGCGCTCGCGCGCCGCATCGTCGAACGACACGGATGCGCAGCGGCCGCAGATC
It includes:
- a CDS encoding bifunctional salicylyl-CoA 5-hydroxylase/oxidoreductase, which translates into the protein MKIACIGGGPAGLYFGILMKKANPSSEVVVLERNAPGETFGWGVVFSDETLEYLEQGDRETHEEITRVFAHWDAIDIHYRGSCIRSGGHGFSGLARRKLLDILARRATELGVEIRFRTEVDDFESLDVFRDADLVVAADGVNSKVRARYADVFRPHLDVRQSKYIWLGTTKTFDAFQFIFEENEDGLFQVHGYRFDDATSTFIVECDQASWRKAGLDRATTDESIAYLERLFARHLDGHRLLTNRSMWVNFVTVKNSTWRHGKVVLMGDAAHTAHFSIGSGTKMAMEDAIALAAALEKTGVVHEDRPTRKRIEEALEAYENDRYTMVLRIQKAAQDSYHWFEGSKRYLGHEPLSFAMSLLSRSKRIGYDNLKVRDPALVTRATEDFVARCRIVDRDPADPPPPPMFTPFTLRGLTLQNRVVVSSMCMYSAKDGLVDDFHLVHLGSRAMGGAGLVMTEMTDVSRDGRITPGCAGMYLPEHVTAWRRIVDFVHQRSRAAIGMQIAHAGRKGSTKLLWEGMDEPLDEGNWPIIGPSPIPYTPRSQVPKEMDRADMDRVKADFVRATLMAQDAGFDLLEVHLAHGYLLSSFLSPLSNVRKDGYGGSLENRMRYPLEVVEAVRAVWPKDKPLSVRISATDWHDQGFTGDDAVVLGGALKERGTDIVDVSTGQTSIYAQPVYGRMYQTPYSDRVRNEAKVPTMTVGAITTADQVNTILIAGRADLCVLARPHLRNPNWTFAAAEEQGYMELGWPDQYESVRPRPKL
- a CDS encoding DUF885 domain-containing protein, with the translated sequence MNRLSSLACVSVLALVAACGSGSAEAPPPAPPPVAAQPAATADAGASDTADDADIAAYGKKYVDLVVELWPEAATSLGLHARDAELNDRSREGIDRAVAKQRAMLDELMQRFSSKPHASRSAFTDLVILEHALTVDIKRTEALRPHETRPDFYTEPLNAIFYVMARDFAPGPERARSALERIEKLPQQVQSAKANLKNPSRIATQIGIESAEGAKTFLDEQAALILKELPGEKARINTAVRAAKDAYAGYVTWLKKDLLPRSNGQFASGKALFEFLTHEDYFLNENSDEIHAMGKRLFDETQQKLTETARRIDPQAKKWSDVVARVKGHHPTMADLLPSYRREVARARKFLVDKDVVPFPAGDELEVVETPTFKRNTTQAAYDIPPPFDPPGAKGFFYVTPAEASWPKKRQEEWLRENDHGDQVDTAVHEAYPGHHLQLSFARLHPSIIRKVTGPSIFSEGWGLYSEELMAELGYYTDEERLMQLVWTLVRAARVIIDVGLHTRGMTYEEAVKILTDEVHLERPLAQNEVKRYTESPTQPLSYLIGRERIFAMRERMRARDGARFSLKAFHSEVLTRGTVAPGLLEREIFGD
- the lon gene encoding endopeptidase La, which translates into the protein MSSRTTFPLLPLRNGVIFPGTTVTLPLGRERSVALARAVRPGDILVVVTQKDGSVTEPTEDGLYHYGTFAKVQQIARAGDREYRMTVEGMGRFELAHLVSSDPYWIAEGSVVDEPVSNPDEARMLARVLRERVEELAGRQGGAVSSSVRATEEQPGLVADQIAAGLGLATDKEMQVLQTTDVLERLRQVAALITEVSALSDMRRKIEGDVRKEIGKTQRDVLLREQMRAIQKELGDDKEDDLGRLRERLDKAGLSEEARAVADRELKRLEGMSPQSPESNVARTYLEALADLPWSARAEAKDDIDAIKEKLDADHHGLQDVKKRILEHMAVLKVSRNPRGTILCLAGPPGVGKTSLGQSIADATGRPFVRISLGGVRDEAEIRGHRRTYVGALPGRIVHALRKAKVKNPVFLLDEIDKLGQGWQGSPEAALLEVLDPEQNKTFTDHYLEVPFDLSEVIFIATANTLETLSAPLRDRLEILELAGYTPDEKVHIARSHLIPKALREHGLDLDALNLTDPALSAIITDYTREAGVRQLTRQLTKLVRALALEVARATDGKPHKLTIDADDLQTHLGKRRFFSEVAERTQVPGVATGLAWTPVGGDILFIETSRMPGRGRLEITGQLGDVMKESARAALTYVRSNASALGVDPGFLEGQDIHVHVPAGGVPKDGPSAGVTIFTALTSLLSGRKVRSDTAMTGEVTLRGRVLPVGGIKAKVLAAHRAGLTRVVLPEKNARDLDEVPEEVRKHLEIHFASDMSEVLAAALEKEGDTASPSPEPAITPTTTSTSTTAT
- a CDS encoding nuclear transport factor 2 family protein, producing the protein MSDVTRSIVNRYFQAYRERQPPEAIAALFSEDVDWNIPGDTARVPWIGRKKGRAGVADFVRGLRERIESLHFEVRSILVDGEHAVALGELASRVTSTGKVIESPFSFEFTVRDGLITKYLMLEDSFAVREAVLPDIEARKKAIQNYFRWVDDGDPRLFDLFTDDVEFFFPKFGRARGKDAVRRFGAAFQALSAKLEHDIEGLRYIVSDDDSIAVEGQEWGVTPDGVSWPDGTINQGRFCNVFQFEGNLIRRTYIYVDPDFTNADETRLKALRATL
- a CDS encoding UvrD-helicase domain-containing protein; translated protein: MSGLNPAQKTAVEHQNGPLLVLAGAGSGKTRVITQRIVRLLERGIPAGTIVALTFTNKAAGEMGERIHKLLEGRTSAAKGLTISTFHSFGLNVLTREKRAQNAAFTIFDQGDAVGTVKEILRQVDAGKRFDVSAIMSRISNAKNAFLLPEELPDDGMDPYAEITKIVYPRYQAALRNFSAYDFDDLVCEVVRLWQARPDVLARWQEKARYLLVDEYQDTNRAQFMMLRLLAEPYRNICVVGDDDQAIYGWRGADVRNILEFEDQFTGAQVVKLEENYRSKQTILDVANAVIAKRVDVRHKKHLFSSRLSDDKITIAVAPSPDAEAAYTVRELQRWIRDEKKQPKDCAVLYRSNGQAKVIEECLRTEGIPYRIVGGQQFFERKEVKDLLSYLKLTLNRSDEISLRRIMNYPARGIGDTSVERLALHAKAKGWTLWEAIERVDALDDVSEQARQGCKSLEKIIAETRKMILVQQTPASAVARSLCERIGLKRDIEASSPTPNAAAKRWGNVEGLFNTLARREAKGGMEQARDIQNFLHALTLDFGSDEETQGNAVTLSTLHGSKGLEFDIVHLIGCEEGFLPHQRTLDERATDAPTFSEDGNTSKAADIEEERRLFYVGVTRARDVLVLSRCKARAMRGKPVPRTPSRFLMDIPPERFVEIEVRDEPAMSTNAGLEKANALLAMLEGLGG
- a CDS encoding TetR/AcrR family transcriptional regulator: MAAARGRPRSFDRDRALAQAMEVFWAKGYEGAQVSDLTAAMGINPPSFYAAFESKEALFREAIELYKKTAGAGTMKALAEGRTAREAIRVMLMTSVDIALSAPGKAGCLLVVSILQSATENSGLQEHMEEIRRSTVQAIRKRLERGMRERDLPATTDVRGLSAFFGTMIHGLSLQARDGTPRKDLHRAIEAALSVL